Part of the Gammaproteobacteria bacterium genome, CACGGGCGCTGCCGGTTCTGCACCGGGGCGGGCCAGCTCGTGGGGGACGAAACTGCCGGGGCGGAAGGTCCACAGCAAATCATCCATGCGGGTGGCGTCCTCCCGGGTGGCGGTGTGGATGTAGACCCGCAGGTTTCGTCGGCAGGCTTTGTCCGCCAGACGGCAGGCAAGCTGTTCGCGGGCGGCCGCTGCGCCGCTGTCCAGCACGTAAAAATCCACCTGGGTCATGGAAGGACGTCAGCTTTTGCGGGTGTTTTTGAGTTCCGCGGCGCGGTCCAGCAAATACTGGGTGAGCAGGGGCACGGGCCGGCCGGTGGCGCTTTTGTTTTCGCCGCTGATCCAGGCCGTGCCGGCGATGTCCAGATGGGCCCAGTGGAATTTCTTGGTGTAGCGCGACAGAAAGCAGGCGGCGGTGATGGTGCCCGCCTCCCGGCCGCCCACGTTGGCCATGTCGGCGAAGGGACTTTTGATCTGCTCCTGATAGTCTTCCCACAGCGGCAGCTCCCAGGCCCGGTCGCCGCTGGCCTTGCCGGCGTTGAGCAGGTCATGGGCCAGGGGGCTGTGATTGCTGAGCAGGCCGCTGGCGTGCTTGCCCAGGGCGATGACGCAGGCACCGGTGAGGGTGGCGATGTCGATGACTACGTCGGGCTCGAAGCGCTCGGCGTAGGTGAGGGCATCACACAGTATCAGCCGGCCTTCGGCGTCGGTGTTGAGAATTTCAATGGTCTGGCCGGACAGGCTGGTGACGATATCACCCGGTTTGTTGGCGGCCCCGTCGGGCAGGTTTTCGCTGGCCGGGACAAGGCCGATGACATTGAGGCCGATACCGATCTCCGCCACTGCTTTTATCGTGCCCAGCACGGCGGCGCCACCGCACATGTCGTATTTCATTTCATCCATCTGGGCGGCGGGCTTGATGGAGATGCCGCCGGCATCGAAGGTGAGCCCCTTGCCCACCAGTACCGCCGGGGGTTGGTCCTTTTTGCCGCCCTGGTAGCGCATCACGATCAGTTTGGGCGGCTGGCGCGAACCCTTGGCCACAGACAGCAGGGCGCCCATGCCCAGTTCCTCCATCTCGTTCTGCTCCAGGATCTCAACCTTTACCGATTTATGACTTTTCGCCAGGCCGCGGGCCTGCTCGGCCAGGTAAGAGGGGGTGCAGAGGTTGCCGGGCAGATTGCCGAGATCCTTGGCCAGGCGCACGCCGCCGGCGATGGCGCGTCCTACCCGCAGGGCTTCTTCCCCGGCGGCCAGCTCGCGCCGGCGTGGCACGCTCAAAATGAGCTTGCGCAAAGGGCGGCGGGCTGTG contains:
- a CDS encoding DNA polymerase III subunit chi; translation: MTQVDFYVLDSGAAAAREQLACRLADKACRRNLRVYIHTATREDATRMDDLLWTFRPGSFVPHELARPGAEPAAPVLIGHGDDPGDEHGVLINLDQTVPPFFSRFERVAEVVDGSPQGKQNARERFRFYRDRGYALSTHHVSDPGPDV
- a CDS encoding leucyl aminopeptidase, whose amino-acid sequence is MEFTVKSGNPEKQRTACVVVGVFEPRRLTPLAERLDEVTEGYISNLIRRGDLEGKLGQTLLLHNAPNTLCDRILLVGCGRERELNEAAYRQIIAKAATTLNDIGAMEAVCYLTELNIKGRDVEWKVSQTVQAVADALYRFDQLKSKKDTARRPLRKLILSVPRRRELAAGEEALRVGRAIAGGVRLAKDLGNLPGNLCTPSYLAEQARGLAKSHKSVKVEILEQNEMEELGMGALLSVAKGSRQPPKLIVMRYQGGKKDQPPAVLVGKGLTFDAGGISIKPAAQMDEMKYDMCGGAAVLGTIKAVAEIGIGLNVIGLVPASENLPDGAANKPGDIVTSLSGQTIEILNTDAEGRLILCDALTYAERFEPDVVIDIATLTGACVIALGKHASGLLSNHSPLAHDLLNAGKASGDRAWELPLWEDYQEQIKSPFADMANVGGREAGTITAACFLSRYTKKFHWAHLDIAGTAWISGENKSATGRPVPLLTQYLLDRAAELKNTRKS